A genomic segment from Sandaracinaceae bacterium encodes:
- a CDS encoding HAMP domain-containing histidine kinase, which produces MRSLGARFALLALAQLAVFACVALYIAFLTRPDHDGHDGHEEPSSSAQPGPRPHGPPPHQGWREHEPPLHGPPRGAPPAPDPQRPPQARTRPPTPLFMGPLLTLLAGAVVFAAGGFLTARWIVRPLRRLNDAARAFGAGQLGARANLQREDELGEVAQSFDEMADRIAHLLRVERELMANVSHELRTPLARIRVAVELAAEGRGDAEETRETLSDIAVDLDELESIVGDVLMTARLDALGPEGAFPIGERRRVPLVDVVEHAVRRCRTRYPERPIALHPTVLGAAAPEVLADERLLRRALENLIDNAHKYTPDAGSPIDVSIAADAAHLRIEVRDRGMGIAPEDLTRVREPFYRADRSRSRGTGGVGLGLSLVDRVVAAHAGTLSLESALGVGTTVRVTLPRCAATDALDGPPDRQADAERSR; this is translated from the coding sequence ATGAGGTCGTTGGGAGCCCGGTTCGCCCTCTTGGCGCTGGCACAGCTGGCGGTCTTCGCCTGTGTGGCGCTGTACATCGCGTTCCTCACGCGACCCGACCACGACGGTCACGACGGTCACGAAGAACCCAGCTCGTCCGCGCAGCCAGGACCCCGGCCACACGGCCCTCCGCCGCACCAGGGCTGGCGCGAGCACGAGCCGCCGCTCCATGGCCCTCCCCGTGGCGCGCCTCCCGCGCCCGACCCCCAGCGTCCCCCGCAGGCGCGCACGCGGCCGCCGACGCCCCTCTTCATGGGTCCACTGTTGACGTTGCTGGCCGGCGCGGTCGTGTTCGCGGCGGGCGGGTTCCTCACAGCGCGGTGGATCGTGCGTCCCCTCCGGCGGCTCAACGACGCCGCGCGAGCGTTCGGCGCGGGCCAGCTGGGTGCGCGGGCCAACCTGCAGCGGGAGGACGAGCTCGGGGAGGTCGCCCAGAGCTTCGACGAGATGGCCGATCGGATCGCGCACCTGCTACGCGTGGAGCGCGAGCTGATGGCGAACGTCTCGCACGAGCTGCGCACACCGCTCGCGCGCATCCGCGTCGCCGTCGAGCTCGCGGCGGAGGGGCGCGGCGACGCCGAGGAGACGCGCGAGACCCTCTCGGACATCGCCGTGGACCTCGACGAGCTCGAGTCCATCGTGGGCGACGTCCTCATGACCGCGCGGCTGGACGCGCTGGGCCCAGAGGGTGCGTTTCCCATCGGTGAGCGCCGCCGCGTGCCACTCGTGGACGTGGTCGAGCACGCCGTGCGGCGCTGCCGCACCCGCTACCCGGAGCGTCCGATCGCGCTCCATCCGACGGTCCTCGGCGCTGCCGCTCCCGAGGTGCTCGCCGACGAGAGGCTGCTCCGGCGGGCGCTCGAGAACCTGATCGACAACGCGCACAAGTACACCCCTGACGCAGGCTCACCGATCGACGTCTCGATCGCGGCCGACGCCGCCCACCTCCGCATCGAGGTGCGCGACCGGGGCATGGGCATCGCGCCCGAGGACCTCACGCGGGTGCGGGAGCCCTTCTACCGCGCCGACCGGAGCCGCTCGCGGGGCACCGGCGGCGTGGGCCTCGGCCTTTCGCTCGTCGACCGCGTCGTCGCCGCGCATGCGGGCACGCTGAGCCTCGAGAGCGCGCTGGGCGTGGGGACGACGGTCCGGGTGACTCTCCCGCGCTGTGCCGCGACGGATGCCCTCGACGGACCGCCGGATCGACAGGCCGACGCAGAGCGCTCGAGATAG
- a CDS encoding AAA family ATPase encodes MRRSARALHRGVPKTELPETRPLAIPLGPRLEAVLEVAYRARRAVLLEGPTGIGKSEIVRHVAERLGVATVVLDLSLLEPPDLVGLPVVANGRTTYALPQILPEGGAGILMLEELNRAERYIQQPALQLLTARRLHEYVLPEGWVCFAAVNPETADYQVTPLDRALRARFMNLSVCADRAAWLAWAQVSGVHPAIVELAQSHARILDEVPPRTWVYASQVLGALTPAEVADGGLLRDALGGYLPGAWVELLVAGRDKWSSPLPFDVRALLSTYEPRSPLAREIKGYREGGRTDLLDELTTRLERLLAGPEAGVLVAQKRLSLASFEALLADLPGDQRERLQDALGHNPTATALVAVTPAELLHNYAGSAAETKMLAWCANPLEQHRAGLAVTALRAHLEQQASATELRKSNVARASLGQLLLQLKERWALPLVDTMKKLGITPIRPR; translated from the coding sequence CTGCGTCGTTCTGCTCGTGCGCTACACCGCGGTGTGCCCAAGACCGAGCTCCCCGAGACGCGCCCCCTCGCCATCCCCCTTGGACCTCGCCTCGAGGCGGTGCTGGAGGTCGCCTACCGCGCGCGCCGTGCCGTGCTGCTCGAGGGGCCCACGGGCATCGGCAAGAGCGAGATCGTGCGCCACGTGGCGGAGCGGCTCGGCGTCGCCACGGTCGTGCTGGACCTGAGCCTGCTGGAGCCCCCCGACCTCGTGGGGCTGCCCGTCGTCGCGAACGGTCGCACCACCTACGCGTTGCCCCAGATCCTGCCCGAGGGGGGCGCGGGCATCCTGATGCTGGAGGAGCTGAACCGGGCCGAGCGCTACATCCAGCAGCCCGCGCTGCAGCTCCTCACGGCGCGTCGGCTGCACGAGTACGTGCTGCCCGAGGGGTGGGTGTGCTTCGCCGCCGTGAACCCCGAGACCGCCGACTATCAGGTCACGCCGCTCGACCGGGCGCTGCGTGCGCGCTTCATGAACCTCTCGGTCTGCGCCGACCGCGCTGCCTGGCTCGCCTGGGCCCAGGTGAGCGGCGTGCACCCCGCCATCGTCGAGCTGGCGCAGTCCCATGCGCGCATCCTCGACGAGGTGCCGCCGCGCACGTGGGTGTACGCGTCGCAGGTGCTCGGCGCGCTGACCCCCGCCGAGGTCGCGGACGGGGGGCTGCTGCGCGACGCGCTCGGTGGCTATCTGCCCGGGGCGTGGGTCGAGCTGCTCGTGGCGGGACGCGACAAGTGGTCGAGCCCGCTGCCGTTCGACGTGCGCGCGCTGCTCTCCACGTACGAGCCACGTTCCCCGCTGGCGCGCGAGATCAAGGGCTACCGCGAGGGCGGTCGGACGGACCTGCTGGACGAGCTGACCACGCGCCTCGAGCGCCTGCTCGCCGGGCCCGAAGCGGGCGTGCTCGTCGCGCAGAAGCGCCTCTCGCTCGCGTCCTTCGAGGCGCTGTTGGCGGACCTGCCAGGGGATCAGCGCGAGCGCCTCCAGGATGCCCTGGGGCACAACCCGACGGCCACGGCCCTCGTCGCGGTCACCCCGGCCGAGCTGCTGCACAACTACGCCGGGAGCGCGGCAGAGACGAAAATGCTCGCGTGGTGCGCCAACCCGCTCGAGCAGCACCGCGCGGGGCTGGCCGTGACCGCGCTGCGGGCGCACCTCGAGCAGCAGGCGTCGGCCACCGAGCTGCGCAAGAGCAACGTGGCCCGGGCGTCGCTCGGGCAGCTCCTGCTGCAGCTGAAGGAGCGCTGGGCGCTGCCGCTGGTCGACACCATGAAGAAGCTCGGCATCACCCCCATTCGCCCGCGATGA
- a CDS encoding AAA family ATPase, giving the protein MLNDQRRLGQGGRFEVVSRLGAGGMGTVFQVLDRERGTRLALKTVGAVDGDMLLRFKREFRALQDLNHPNIIGYGELFENEGEWFYTMDLIEGVNFLQYVRNTPYVGAPTRPDEDAPSSRGGDAPRDDGRAADACNDGAANDPPTASMAPLVMSSEAARGDEEGTVAPASRARTRGGVANFDEARLRAALAQLAAGLTAIHTAHKVHRDIKPSNILVTPEGRAVLLDFGLVTDVHDGQQVTDVGAYGTYPYMSPEQAAGLPLDPRSDMYSVGVVLFQSMTGELPFPGKGVSALMAKIHVDAPDPSRLVDGLPPDLVQLCNQLLARDPVLRPTAQEVLSRAGAPGMGEPISSTSHTTGAHASTFVGRRAELAQLDAALARAEEGEPVTLVIEGQSGVGKSELLDQFERELRRRRPEVAVLRGRCFAREAVPYKSFDAIMDGLSGFLARMPIDEQRRMVPRHDELLARAFPVLKRVELFTDPRQAREQVRDPQEQRGRVFTAVRTLFTRLASTTPLVVFMEDLQWLDDDSRSLLGELLREPQPPALLFVGTVRTVRAAANAPQSGSDPNLLGGLPFESVPLHPLSDDDALELARALLGGDESATPRALAIVRESHGHPLFIDELARHTGASAPEGHGALQLEDAIRARVAALGEDAEALLHVLAVAGGPITLDVLARAAQRDNQRVMRAASVCRIQRLVRMSGVRHDDTVELYHDRITRALRQRLAGDEITRGHERIARTLEVDRDPDPMTLATHWAGAGEREKAARYAVRAAERANEALAFDRAAALFKWSLELHPGTGEGLEGRREKLAHALANAGRGADAGRSYLAAVEGAPEALAIDLRRRAAEQFLLSGHVRRGIESFKPLLAMLGIPYHPSPLRTVWSIILIRMRLLFRRGRFTERDESMVPPNERLRVDTAHSVAVGLAATDTIHGFDYYGRALLLALQLGEPGRVAVEFAMEAAQLVTPNGKRKRRAHKILQRARELAERAGHPEARGAVHYSEGMGGYMTGEWTNALEGFGRAERLYRSECAQAPAELRTIQASIVHCLWEQGDWRELQSRTARVLKESEERGDLFTEATIRAGLNMQVQCMLDRAEMGYAGAKHVVDNWSGETFDVQRYMFWVHSAFARSYLGQAEQALEQFRASLPRAHRSLLFHVQLMRAGAYQAHALLALRAAVEAPPDARPALLREARREAKKLLREDAGWANAGGALVRGCASAIEGDAADASWWLDEAVRRYEALGMAGRTAAARWARGVLRGGEVGVAEALAARDYFAAQGVVDPRRFATTLAPSLLLGDV; this is encoded by the coding sequence ATGCTCAACGACCAACGACGACTCGGGCAGGGTGGCCGCTTCGAGGTCGTGTCCCGGCTGGGGGCCGGCGGCATGGGCACCGTCTTTCAAGTGCTCGATCGGGAGCGCGGCACGCGTCTGGCGCTGAAGACGGTGGGCGCCGTGGACGGCGACATGCTGCTGCGTTTCAAGCGGGAGTTCCGCGCGCTGCAGGACCTGAACCACCCGAACATCATCGGCTACGGCGAGCTGTTCGAGAACGAGGGCGAGTGGTTCTACACGATGGACCTGATCGAGGGGGTCAACTTCCTCCAGTACGTGCGCAACACGCCGTACGTCGGGGCCCCCACACGACCGGACGAGGACGCCCCGAGCAGCCGCGGTGGGGACGCGCCGCGGGATGACGGGCGTGCTGCGGACGCATGCAACGACGGCGCCGCGAACGACCCTCCGACCGCGTCCATGGCCCCCTTGGTGATGAGCTCAGAGGCTGCTCGCGGGGACGAGGAGGGCACGGTCGCGCCAGCGTCCCGAGCCCGGACACGCGGTGGCGTCGCGAACTTCGACGAGGCCCGGCTGCGCGCGGCGCTCGCTCAGCTGGCCGCTGGCCTCACCGCCATCCACACCGCCCACAAGGTGCACCGCGACATCAAGCCCTCCAACATCCTGGTGACCCCCGAGGGACGCGCCGTGCTGCTGGACTTCGGCTTGGTGACCGACGTTCACGACGGGCAGCAGGTCACGGACGTCGGCGCCTACGGGACGTATCCCTACATGTCCCCGGAGCAGGCCGCGGGGCTGCCGCTCGACCCACGCTCCGACATGTACAGCGTCGGTGTGGTGCTGTTCCAATCGATGACCGGCGAGCTCCCCTTCCCGGGCAAGGGCGTGAGCGCGCTGATGGCGAAGATCCACGTGGACGCACCAGACCCGTCACGGCTGGTGGATGGGCTGCCGCCCGACCTGGTGCAGCTGTGCAACCAGCTGCTGGCCCGTGACCCGGTGCTGCGTCCCACCGCCCAAGAGGTGCTCAGCCGCGCAGGCGCGCCCGGCATGGGCGAGCCGATCTCCAGCACCTCGCACACCACCGGAGCCCACGCGAGCACGTTCGTGGGGCGCCGGGCCGAGCTCGCTCAGCTGGACGCCGCCCTCGCGCGCGCCGAGGAGGGAGAGCCCGTCACGTTGGTGATCGAGGGACAGTCGGGCGTCGGCAAGTCGGAGCTTCTGGACCAATTCGAGCGGGAGCTGCGCCGCCGTCGCCCGGAGGTCGCCGTGCTGCGGGGGCGCTGCTTCGCGCGCGAGGCGGTCCCCTACAAGTCGTTCGACGCGATCATGGACGGCCTGAGCGGGTTCCTCGCGCGGATGCCCATCGACGAGCAGCGACGCATGGTGCCGCGCCATGACGAGCTGCTGGCGCGCGCGTTCCCCGTGCTCAAGCGCGTCGAGCTGTTCACCGACCCGCGCCAGGCGCGCGAGCAGGTGCGCGACCCACAGGAGCAGCGCGGTCGCGTGTTCACCGCGGTGCGCACGCTGTTCACGCGGCTCGCGTCCACCACGCCGCTGGTGGTGTTCATGGAGGACCTGCAGTGGCTCGACGACGACAGCCGCAGCCTGCTGGGTGAGCTCCTGCGCGAACCGCAGCCGCCTGCGCTGCTGTTCGTGGGGACGGTGCGCACCGTCCGCGCCGCGGCGAACGCGCCGCAGTCGGGCAGCGACCCGAACCTGCTGGGCGGGCTGCCCTTCGAGTCCGTGCCGCTCCACCCTCTCTCGGACGACGACGCCCTCGAGCTGGCGCGCGCGCTGCTGGGTGGCGACGAGTCCGCGACGCCGCGCGCGCTGGCCATCGTGCGCGAGTCGCATGGGCACCCGCTGTTCATCGACGAGCTGGCGCGCCACACGGGCGCCTCCGCGCCGGAGGGGCACGGGGCGCTCCAGCTCGAGGACGCCATCCGCGCCCGCGTGGCCGCCCTGGGGGAGGACGCCGAGGCGCTGCTGCACGTGCTGGCCGTGGCCGGTGGGCCCATCACGCTGGACGTGCTCGCGCGGGCCGCGCAGCGTGACAACCAGCGCGTCATGCGGGCCGCGAGCGTGTGTCGTATCCAGCGGCTGGTGCGCATGAGCGGCGTGCGCCACGACGACACGGTCGAACTCTACCACGACCGCATCACGCGGGCGCTTCGTCAGCGACTCGCAGGCGACGAGATCACGCGCGGTCACGAGCGCATCGCGCGCACGCTCGAGGTGGACCGTGACCCCGACCCGATGACGCTGGCCACGCACTGGGCGGGCGCCGGCGAGCGAGAGAAGGCGGCGCGCTACGCCGTGCGTGCGGCCGAGCGGGCGAACGAGGCGCTCGCCTTCGACCGCGCCGCGGCGCTGTTCAAGTGGTCGCTCGAGCTGCACCCCGGCACGGGCGAGGGGCTCGAAGGCCGTCGCGAGAAGCTCGCGCATGCGCTCGCCAACGCTGGGCGCGGCGCCGACGCCGGGAGGAGCTATTTGGCGGCCGTCGAGGGGGCACCCGAAGCCCTGGCGATCGACCTGCGCCGCCGCGCTGCGGAGCAGTTCCTGCTGAGCGGCCACGTCCGTCGCGGCATCGAGAGCTTCAAGCCGCTGCTGGCCATGCTGGGCATCCCCTACCACCCGAGCCCGCTGCGCACCGTGTGGAGCATCATCCTGATCCGGATGCGGCTGCTGTTTCGACGCGGGCGGTTCACGGAGCGAGACGAGTCCATGGTGCCTCCCAATGAACGCCTGCGGGTGGACACCGCGCACTCGGTCGCGGTCGGGCTCGCCGCGACGGACACCATCCACGGCTTCGACTACTACGGGCGCGCGCTGCTGCTCGCCCTGCAGCTGGGCGAGCCCGGGCGCGTGGCCGTCGAGTTCGCGATGGAGGCCGCGCAGCTGGTCACCCCGAACGGCAAGAGGAAGCGGCGGGCCCACAAGATCCTGCAGCGCGCGCGTGAGCTGGCAGAGCGCGCGGGGCATCCAGAGGCCCGCGGCGCGGTGCACTACTCGGAGGGCATGGGTGGCTACATGACGGGCGAGTGGACGAACGCCCTCGAGGGCTTCGGGCGCGCGGAGCGCTTGTATCGAAGCGAGTGCGCGCAGGCTCCGGCGGAGCTCCGCACCATCCAGGCGAGCATCGTCCACTGCCTGTGGGAGCAAGGCGACTGGCGCGAGCTGCAGAGCCGGACCGCGCGCGTCCTGAAGGAGTCGGAGGAGCGCGGCGACCTGTTCACCGAGGCCACCATCCGCGCCGGCCTCAACATGCAGGTGCAGTGCATGCTGGACCGCGCCGAGATGGGCTACGCCGGCGCGAAGCACGTGGTGGACAACTGGAGCGGCGAGACCTTCGACGTGCAGCGCTACATGTTCTGGGTACACAGCGCGTTCGCCCGCTCCTATCTCGGCCAGGCAGAGCAGGCGCTCGAGCAGTTTCGCGCCTCGTTGCCGCGAGCCCACCGCTCGCTGTTGTTCCACGTGCAGCTGATGCGGGCGGGGGCCTATCAGGCGCACGCGCTCCTCGCGCTGCGTGCCGCAGTGGAGGCCCCGCCCGACGCGCGCCCCGCGCTGCTGCGCGAGGCTCGTCGCGAGGCGAAGAAGCTGCTGCGCGAGGACGCGGGCTGGGCCAACGCCGGGGGCGCGCTCGTTCGCGGGTGCGCCAGCGCCATCGAGGGCGACGCGGCCGACGCGAGCTGGTGGCTCGACGAGGCGGTGCGGCGCTACGAGGCCCTCGGGATGGCCGGGCGCACGGCGGCGGCGCGCTGGGCGCGTGGGGTGCTGCGCGGAGGTGAGGTGGGCGTCGCCGAGGCGCTGGCCGCGCGCGACTACTTCGCCGCGCAAGGCGTGGTCGACCCGCGACGCTTCGCGACCACCCTCGCCCCGAGCCTGCTCCTGGGCGACGTCTGA
- a CDS encoding alpha/beta fold hydrolase: MTTPTYESTSRTVDVDGAKMHYHELGEGPTLLFLHGSGPGVTGWANFSSNLPHFAQHFRCLVLDFPGYGKSDAVEGDPITACTTAVPKFLEALGVERTHLIGNSLGGQIASLVAAKVPERVDRLVCLGGIGLNIFSPFPAEGLNLITEFTENPTRERIAQWLQSMVFDPSFVTEEMIDERFKQATEPATAATMRKMYSRKSLEFMAKFRRGPKTTMAIAHLASIQAPTLLTWGRDDRVNPLDSALLPMRLIPACELHVFPNCGHWVMLEQKQAFESVTTAFLLRG, translated from the coding sequence ATGACCACGCCGACCTACGAGTCCACCAGCCGCACCGTCGACGTCGACGGCGCGAAGATGCACTACCACGAGCTGGGCGAGGGCCCGACGCTGCTCTTCCTGCACGGCTCGGGGCCCGGGGTCACGGGGTGGGCGAACTTCAGCAGCAACCTGCCGCACTTCGCGCAGCACTTCCGCTGCCTGGTGTTGGACTTCCCCGGCTACGGCAAGAGCGACGCCGTGGAGGGCGACCCCATCACGGCCTGCACCACGGCGGTGCCGAAGTTCCTGGAAGCGCTGGGCGTCGAGCGCACGCACCTGATCGGCAACTCCCTGGGCGGGCAGATAGCGTCCCTCGTAGCGGCCAAGGTCCCCGAGCGCGTGGACCGGCTGGTGTGCCTCGGCGGCATCGGGCTGAACATCTTCAGCCCCTTCCCGGCCGAGGGGCTCAACCTGATCACCGAGTTCACCGAGAACCCCACGCGCGAGCGCATCGCGCAGTGGCTGCAGTCGATGGTCTTCGACCCCAGCTTCGTGACCGAAGAGATGATCGACGAGCGCTTCAAGCAGGCCACCGAGCCCGCCACGGCCGCCACCATGCGCAAGATGTACTCGCGCAAGTCGCTCGAGTTCATGGCCAAGTTCCGGCGCGGCCCGAAGACGACCATGGCCATCGCGCACCTGGCGAGCATCCAAGCACCCACGCTGCTCACCTGGGGCCGCGACGACCGCGTGAACCCGCTGGACAGCGCGCTCCTGCCCATGCGCCTCATCCCCGCCTGCGAGCTGCACGTGTTCCCCAACTGCGGGCACTGGGTGATGCTGGAGCAGAAGCAGGCGTTCGAGAGCGTGACGACCGCGTTCTTGCTGCGCGGCTAG
- a CDS encoding MxcI has product MNRTSPSRSLPLVLTALSAALVVLGCGDDGDSPVDMGMGPVDTGMTPDTGTPPDAGPPPPQFIVHSAVQTTDGRSNYFSVVNSVATAQTLDYADSLEIPGRARLYAAEGIGFFAIGDSEDVSITRYELSDAGEFVEGDSISLQSYGVSTMGAQAVLFVSATKAYYKDPAQAQIIVWNPTTMTITDSIDLPAELIVADWSLGFGDWILRGTDAFLPARWTTATYDRVRPGSALIHLDTTNDEVTVTNDARCRGLSRSGELNGDLYFFSEVITAFGYAVYGTDGGQQDCILRVNAGTTVFDASYLGSVNALFDADELGAVMALTDEGEAWIHVVDTSVAPTAPGTTYSEWYATGWTWMHVDFATLTGATRVDRPAGAYSSFTLTAEGHFFISQAEPDYSMTTLLDLTSGEPVAALAFPGFVLDVAQAR; this is encoded by the coding sequence ATGAACCGAACATCCCCCTCTCGCTCTCTCCCCCTCGTGCTCACTGCCCTGTCCGCCGCCCTCGTGGTGCTGGGCTGCGGCGACGACGGTGACTCGCCCGTCGACATGGGCATGGGCCCCGTCGACACGGGCATGACCCCCGACACGGGTACCCCGCCGGACGCGGGTCCGCCGCCCCCGCAGTTCATCGTGCACTCGGCGGTGCAGACCACCGACGGGCGCAGCAACTACTTCAGCGTCGTGAACTCGGTCGCCACTGCCCAGACCCTCGACTACGCGGACTCGCTCGAGATCCCCGGGCGCGCGCGCCTGTACGCCGCGGAGGGCATCGGCTTCTTCGCCATCGGCGACAGCGAGGACGTGTCCATCACGCGCTACGAGCTGTCGGACGCGGGAGAGTTCGTGGAGGGCGACAGCATCTCCCTGCAGAGCTACGGCGTCAGCACGATGGGCGCCCAGGCGGTGCTCTTCGTGAGCGCCACCAAGGCCTACTACAAGGACCCGGCGCAGGCGCAGATCATCGTCTGGAACCCCACCACGATGACCATCACGGACAGCATCGACCTGCCCGCCGAGCTCATCGTGGCCGACTGGTCGTTGGGCTTCGGTGACTGGATCCTGCGGGGCACCGACGCCTTCCTGCCGGCGCGCTGGACCACCGCGACCTACGACCGCGTGCGCCCGGGCAGCGCGCTGATCCACCTCGACACCACCAACGACGAGGTCACCGTGACGAACGACGCCCGCTGCCGTGGGCTGAGCCGTAGCGGCGAGCTGAACGGCGACCTCTACTTCTTCAGCGAGGTCATCACCGCCTTCGGTTACGCAGTGTACGGCACGGACGGCGGCCAGCAGGACTGCATCCTGCGCGTCAACGCGGGCACGACCGTGTTCGACGCGAGCTACCTCGGCAGCGTGAACGCGCTCTTCGATGCCGACGAGCTGGGCGCCGTGATGGCGCTCACGGACGAGGGCGAGGCGTGGATCCACGTGGTGGACACGAGCGTGGCGCCGACCGCCCCGGGCACGACCTACAGCGAGTGGTACGCCACCGGGTGGACCTGGATGCACGTGGACTTCGCGACGCTCACAGGCGCCACGCGCGTCGACCGCCCGGCGGGTGCGTACAGCAGCTTCACCCTCACGGCAGAGGGCCACTTCTTCATCAGCCAGGCGGAGCCCGACTACTCCATGACGACCCTGCTGGACCTCACCAGCGGTGAGCCCGTGGCCGCGCTCGCGTTCCCCGGCTTCGTGTTGGACGTGGCGCAGGCGCGCTGA
- a CDS encoding PepSY domain-containing protein translates to MKLGRDTFVRYWDVHAWAGVLVSLVLYMMLLTGGMTLFHEPLELWEEPLNQVSVSRGDALGAADRWLASVQDLPDTARVYLPRGEGHGLASFYAAPPGEESELLFLHADEPGATAAREHLAHFTYQLHFLWHDLTGRPLYWFAGFIAFVMLVTLITGLLIHLQHLARAFHQFRAHKTRRVLWSDMHKVLGVMGLPFQLLYAFTGAFMVLGPVLLGAFLGPVFGGDRARASEAAFGLAPPVIDDAGERVAVLPLEALVARAQAAAPDLAIDTVVLYRHGHEHALVDVRGLVGQAPTTFGAVRLREVDGEVIDVNAPRTRGASAELVRFVYGVHYAHFGGWGTRLVLFLLALAACGTVLTGNAVWLARRDPLGQRVGNRVLARLSAGVGAGVWAALGVIFVVSRALPLDLPGRGGVEELSFLGALTLCVIAALCTEDARRTWAVQLGVAAVCFALAPVLAPLRSGAGVLGGGVRLPYVVAVDCGLWLTAVVCGAGAFALRRRARVARALATPDTELEVAT, encoded by the coding sequence GTGAAGCTCGGCAGGGACACGTTCGTGCGTTACTGGGACGTCCACGCCTGGGCGGGGGTGCTGGTCAGTCTGGTGCTGTACATGATGCTTCTCACGGGGGGCATGACGCTCTTCCACGAACCGCTCGAGCTGTGGGAGGAACCTTTGAATCAGGTGTCCGTGTCCCGCGGCGACGCCCTCGGTGCGGCGGACCGCTGGCTCGCGAGCGTGCAGGACCTGCCGGACACCGCCCGGGTCTACCTGCCCCGAGGGGAAGGTCATGGGCTCGCCTCGTTCTACGCCGCGCCGCCGGGCGAGGAGAGCGAGCTGCTCTTCCTCCACGCAGACGAGCCTGGCGCCACCGCTGCGCGCGAGCACTTGGCGCACTTCACCTACCAGCTGCACTTCCTGTGGCACGACCTGACGGGGCGTCCCCTCTACTGGTTCGCGGGCTTCATCGCCTTCGTGATGCTGGTCACGTTGATCACGGGGCTGCTGATCCATCTGCAGCACCTGGCGCGCGCCTTCCACCAGTTCCGCGCGCACAAGACGCGGCGAGTGCTGTGGTCCGACATGCACAAGGTGCTGGGCGTGATGGGGCTGCCGTTTCAGCTGCTCTACGCGTTCACGGGGGCGTTCATGGTGCTGGGGCCGGTGTTGCTGGGCGCGTTCTTGGGGCCCGTGTTCGGGGGCGACCGGGCTCGCGCGTCGGAGGCCGCCTTCGGCTTGGCGCCCCCCGTGATCGACGACGCCGGCGAACGCGTGGCGGTGCTGCCCCTCGAGGCGCTGGTGGCGCGCGCGCAAGCCGCCGCGCCAGACCTCGCGATCGACACGGTGGTGCTCTACCGGCACGGGCACGAGCACGCCTTGGTGGACGTGCGTGGGCTGGTGGGGCAGGCCCCCACCACCTTCGGCGCCGTGCGCTTGCGCGAGGTGGACGGCGAGGTGATCGACGTGAACGCGCCGCGCACCCGAGGTGCCAGCGCCGAGCTCGTGCGCTTCGTCTACGGGGTGCACTACGCGCACTTCGGCGGGTGGGGGACGCGCCTCGTCTTGTTCCTGCTCGCCCTGGCCGCATGCGGGACCGTGCTCACGGGCAACGCCGTGTGGCTCGCGCGACGCGACCCTCTGGGGCAGCGAGTCGGCAACCGAGTGCTCGCGCGCCTTTCGGCGGGCGTCGGCGCGGGTGTGTGGGCGGCGCTGGGCGTCATCTTCGTGGTGAGTCGTGCGCTGCCGTTGGACCTGCCCGGGCGGGGCGGAGTCGAGGAGCTGTCGTTCCTGGGTGCGCTCACGCTGTGCGTCATCGCCGCGCTGTGCACCGAGGATGCGCGGCGCACGTGGGCTGTGCAGCTGGGTGTCGCGGCCGTGTGCTTCGCGCTCGCGCCCGTCCTCGCCCCGCTGCGGAGCGGCGCGGGCGTGCTGGGTGGGGGCGTGCGGCTCCCGTACGTGGTGGCCGTGGACTGTGGCCTCTGGCTGACCGCCGTCGTGTGCGGTGCAGGAGCGTTCGCCCTACGCCGTCGTGCGCGTGTCGCGCGTGCCCTCGCCACTCCGGACACCGAGCTGGAGGTCGCGACATGA